In a single window of the Vibrio celticus genome:
- a CDS encoding DUF5455 family protein, which translates to MAIALLPILSGISGALSLPALAAFLGGLATKVFEFFFLKFTKQMAINLTIVTMIIGMATATSYAIYAMLTGLHFLVPPFLSQAWGFFVPDVAVPCASTILSARVMRWAWEWQVYAVTRIAP; encoded by the coding sequence ATGGCAATTGCTTTACTTCCTATTTTATCCGGTATCAGTGGCGCTTTGTCATTGCCTGCCCTTGCTGCTTTTCTTGGTGGCCTCGCTACTAAAGTATTTGAGTTCTTTTTTCTCAAATTTACAAAGCAAATGGCTATTAACCTAACCATTGTCACAATGATTATAGGTATGGCTACGGCTACCAGTTACGCCATTTATGCCATGCTCACGGGTTTGCATTTTCTGGTGCCTCCGTTCCTATCACAAGCTTGGGGCTTCTTTGTTCCTGACGTTGCTGTTCCTTGTGCCAGTACCATTTTAAGCGCTCGTGTTATGCGTTGGGCGTGGGAATGGCAAGTGTACGCGGTTACAAGGATTGCTCCGTAA